One window from the genome of Bacillus sp. (in: firmicutes) encodes:
- a CDS encoding helix-turn-helix domain-containing protein: MTRDEIILLISEKLKLIRTEANYTQDKMAEIIGISKKTLVQIEKGRIEASWTVVIAVCAIFRESTIVQNTLGGDPLEVIETVVREGIDYRKEKTLGGKVWWREIERKNGYVLQQNVISQHYRILDDENYRIYSSFSKEGAFKRLDELVLDERKE; encoded by the coding sequence ATGACAAGGGATGAAATTATTTTACTTATTTCAGAGAAGTTAAAGCTTATACGTACGGAAGCGAACTATACACAAGATAAAATGGCTGAAATTATTGGAATCTCTAAAAAAACACTCGTTCAAATTGAAAAAGGTCGTATTGAAGCAAGTTGGACAGTCGTCATTGCCGTTTGTGCAATCTTCAGAGAAAGCACGATAGTGCAAAACACGTTGGGGGGCGATCCGTTAGAAGTAATTGAAACCGTCGTCCGTGAAGGAATTGATTATCGGAAGGAAAAAACACTTGGTGGTAAAGTGTGGTGGCGAGAAATTGAACGGAAGAATGGGTATGTTCTTCAGCAAAACGTCATCAGCCAACATTACCGTATTTTAGATGATGAAAACTATCGAATTTATAGTAGTTTTTCAAAAGAGGGAGCTTTTAAACGATTAGATGAACTCGTTCTCGATGAACGGAAGGAATAA